CCGCCGTCGAACGAGGTGGGCTGAATTGAAACTGTAGCCCTAGGGGCGAATTCATTCGCCAATACGGTGCAACAAGCAGACACGATGCTGAATGTATCCACGCCTTCGCGAATGAATTCGCTCCCACGGGGATAGCGGTGAACCCAAGATGAAGCGTTTAAGCAAAGACTGGAGTTGTCATGGTTGATCGGCACGACTATGTGGCCCTGGAGTGGGTCAAAGGCGAAATTGCCGAAACGCTGAAACTGGCCCGCCAGGCTCTGGAAGCGTTTGTTGCTGAGCCTCACGAGCCAGCTATGGTTGAGTGCCTAAGCTACGTGCATCAGGTGCATGGCAGCCTGCAAATGATCGAATTCTACGGTGCAGCCCTGCTCGCCGAAGAAATCGAACAACTGGCGCTGGCGCTGCAGCAAGGTCGCGCCGCGCAACAGACTGAAGCTGTGCAGTTGCTGCTACAAGCGATGACCCAGTTACCCCTTTACCTGGACCGCATCCACTCTGCGCGGCGTGACCTGCCCTTGTTGGTATTGCCACTGCTCAACGACCTGCGCAGCGCTCGGGGCGAAAGCCTATTGTCGGAAACCAGCCTGTTCACCCCGCAGTTGCTCGCGGTCCCCGAACTTGATGCCCAGGCACTGTTCGCTCTCCATACGCCAGATCTAGCGGCGTTGCTGCGCAAATTGCGGCAAATGCTACAAACGGCGTTGGTTGGTTTGCTGCGCGAGCAGGAGGTACAAACCAACCTCGGTTATATGGCCAAAGTGTTCGCCCGCCTTGAGGCGCTGTGTGAAAACGCACCCCTCGGACCGTTGTGGCAAATCGCGTCGGCGCTGGTTGAGACAATGGCGGACGGCCAGTTCACTAACAGCCCGGCGCTGCGCGGGTTGCTTAAAGAGTCCGACAAAGAACTCAAGCGCTTGCTGGAGCAAGGCATCAGCGGGATAAATCAGCCCGCGCCCGATGAGTTGCTCAAGAGCTTACTGTTTTACATCGCTAAATCTGATAGCCATGCGCCGCAGATGCTGCTGCTCAAAGAGCAATACGGACTCGACGAGGCGCTGCCTGATGCGGCAGTGGTTGATGAGGAGCGCGCTCGGTTTGCCGGCCCTGATCGTGACGCCATGCGTTCGGTGGTGGTCGCCTTATGCGAAGAATTGGTGCGGGTCAAAGAACGTCTCGATGGCTTTGTGCGTAGTGATCGCAAGCATGTCGGTGAGCTCACCAGCTTATTGCCGCCATTGCGTCAGATCGCAGATACCCTGGCTGTGCTGGGTTTCGGCCAGCCGCGCAAGGTCATTATTGATCAATTGGCCGTAGTTCAGCGCTTGGCTCAGGGGCAAAGCGAAGCCGATGACTCGGTGCTAATGGATGTGGCCGGTGCGTTGCTGTATGTCGAAGCTACGCTGGCCGGAATGGTCGGTCCGGTGGAACAGACCAGCCCTGAAGAAAGCCATCTGCCCACGACTGACCTGACTCAAATTCATCAGTTGGTGATCAAAGAAGCGCGCATTGGTTTGCAGCAAGCCAAAGACATGATCATCGATTACATCGACGCGTCGTGGGACCGCCAACGCTTGCAACCTTTGCCGGCACTGTTGGTTCAAGTACGCGGGGCGTTGGTGATGATTCCGCTGGCGCGGGCGGCCAGCTTGATCGCTGCTTGCAACGATTACATTCAGTCTGAGTTATTGATGGACAGCGCCCCACCGACCTGGCTCCAGCTCGATGGCTTGGCGGATGCCCTGACCAGCATTGAGTACTACTTGGAGCGCTTAGGTGAGGACCACGAAGCACCTGGCGAACACGTGTTAGACATGGCGCAAGCGAGCCTGACCCAGTTAGGTTATTCGCCAATCCCCAATGCAGCAATGGACGTGCCGCTGCTTGAAGAAATAATCACTCAGGATGAGTTACTGGAAATGAATGCTCGGCAAGCGTTGGTCAGCTCCACACGCACCTTGGCTGAAGTGCTTGCCAGTCCGCTCTCGGCGGTTAACCCGCCGGCGCAGCATGTGCCCACCAGCCTGCTGCCACCCCCAGTCGATGAAGAACGGGTGGATGACGAGTTGCTCTTCGTGTTTCTCGAAGAGACCGACGAAATGTTGGCGGCGCTGCACCTACATTTACCGCAGTGGTTCAAGGACACCAGCAACACTGCCGCGCTTACCGAAGTGCGGCGAGCGTTTCACACCCTCAAAGGCAGCGGGCGCATGGTGCGCGCGCTAATCCTGGCAGAGTTGGCCTGGTCGGTGGAGAACCTGCTAAACCGGGTAGTGGAAAAAAGTGTCCAGCCGGATCGGGACGTTCTGGGGGTGCTCAGTGACGTCTTGATGTTATTGCCAGCAATTATTCGTGAGTTTGCCGACAACGTTCAGCGTCAGCGTGAAGATGTGGACCTCCTGGCAGCGCGTGCCCATGCGATGGCCAAACGGGAACGGGTACCGGAAACTCCCGTCGTTTTGCCCGACCATGAGGACGGTGCTGAAGCGCTGGACCCCCAGTTGTTGGAAATTTTCCGGCAGGAAGCACGTAGCCATCTCGACACGCTCGACTGTTTCCTTCGACGCGCTACCGATACTGAAATACCAGCCATCAGCGATGGCCTGCAACGCGCGCTACACACGTTAAAGGGCAGCGCATACATGGCCGGCGTGGTGCCTGTTGCCGAACTGGCCAGCCCGCTGGACCAGTTAGTCCGTGAGTTTAAAGCCAACATGATCCCGTTTGGGCATGCGGAAATTCAATTGCTGCGCGCTGCCGAACCGCTGTTCAACCAAGGGCTGATGCAGCTCGACAGTGAGCCGCTCGCGGTTATTGCTGGTGCCGAGCACTACATCGCGAATGTCCTTGAACTGCTGCAACAGCGCTTGAAAACTGCGCTCAGCGCACCCAACAGCGGCCTGCGATTGAAGCGAAATCCGCAGCTGATTGCGTCTTTTCTGGCTGAAGGAATGGACATTCTGCTCGACGCTGAGAGCTTATTGCAGCGCTGGCGAGAACACCCTGGCGAGCGTCAGGAGCTCAGCGCGTTACTCGATGAATTAACCACCCTTGGCCACGGAGCACACCTGGCCGATTTACCGCAGGTCGATGCGTTATGCGAAGCGTTGCTCGACCTGTACGGAGCCGTGGAAGAAAGCAGCCTAGCGGTTAGCGAGCTGTTTTTTGAAGAGGCGGCGAGTGGTCATGACGCCTTGATCGATATGCTCGACCAAGTGGCGGCAGGTCAAGAAGTCCACCCCCGTCCTGAGCACATTCAAGCGCTGCGTGACTTGCTCGATCAAGCGCTCGACCCAAGTGCTATGGGTGTGATTAAAAACCATGGCAGCAGTCTCGTGCCAAGCATTACCGAGCTGAATGCGGCCACTGAGCGGCTCACGGCCCAACTGCCCAATGACAGCCTGACGAGTGAGGCTTCTGCGACCCCCAGCGGCATCGACGACGAGATTGTGGAAATCTTCCTCGAAGAAGCCGTGGATATTCTCGACAGTGCCGGAGATGCCTTGCGTCGCTGGTTGGATGATCCTGAAAACCCAATGCCGTTGTCGTCGCTACAGCGCGACTTGCACACCCTGAAGGGTGGGGCGCGCATGGCTGAAATCCGGCCGGTGGGTGATTTGGGTCATGAGCTGGAGACGCTGTATGAAGGGTTGATTGATCGCCGCTTTAGCTATTCGCCAGAAATGGCCAGCCTGCTGCAGCGCAGCCACGACCTGCTTGCCGTTTTGCTGGAGCAATTGCAGGCCAATCAGCCGCTGACATGCCCTGCCCGACTGATCGAATCCATTCGTGCGTTTCGACAGGACAACATCGTCGTGCAAAGCCTGGAGCCCGAGATCAAGTCAGCGAAATCAGCCGTGGAAACCCTTCACGAAAGCGATCCTGAATTGTTGGAGATCTTTCTCGAAGAAGGTTTCGACATCCTTGAAAGCTCTGGTAGCGCGTTAGCTCGCTGGCAAGATGATCCGACCAATACCCTTGAAGTAGAAAACCTGCTGCGGGATTTGCACACGCTCAAGGGCGGTGCGCGGATGGTCGAAATCGCTCCTATTGGCGACCTTGCCCACGAGTTGGAGTTTCTCTATGAGGGATTGGCGGCTGGCTCCTTACACAGCCAGCCGCTGCTGATTAGTTTGCTGCAAAGTGGGCACGACTTTCTCGCCGACATGCTTGATGCAGTACGTGTGAATGAGCCATTGCCCAGCACCACCTTGTTGATCGACAGCATCCACCGGTTCAGCCCTAACGGTGAATTGAGCGAGCGCTCTGCAAGCGTTGAACCAGACGTGGCCATCGAGCCGTTATCGCACGTTGTCCCGCAGATGGACCCCGAAGCCGACCGTACGCCAACGGAAATGGTCAAGATAGCCGCTGAACAGTTGGAAAGCCTGGTCAATCTGGCAGGCGAGACATCGATTTTCCGCGGACGCATCGAGCAGCAAGTCACCGACGTCGAAGTGACTTTGGCCGAAATGGAAACAACCATCGAACGTATGCGTGATCAGCTTCGACGTCTGGACATCGAAACCCAAGGCCGAATCCTCAGCCGCGAACAGGTTCAGGCAGAGCGGTTGGGCTACGAAGAGTTCGATCCGCTGGAAATGGACCGTCATTCGCAATTGCAGCAGTTGTCGCGGGCCTTGTTCGAGTCGGCCTCCGACTTGCTGGACCTCAAAGAAACGCTCCACACCCGCAACCAGGATGCGCAACGGCTGTTGTCCCAGCAAGCTCGGGTTAATACCGAGTTGCAGGAAGGCTTGATGCGTACGCGTATGGTGCCGTTCGAACGCCTATTGCCGCGTTTGCGCCGGATCGTGCGGCAGGTTGCGGGGGAGCTGGATAAACAGGTTAATTTTGACGTCGGCAGTGCCGAAGGCGAGATGGACCGAAGCGTCCTGGAACGTATGGTCGCGCCGCTGGAGCATATGCTCCGTAACGCCATCGATCACGGTCTGGAGAGCGCTGAGGAACGTCGGGCTGCGGGCAAGCCCGAAGAAGGCAGGATCAGTTTGAGCCTGGTCCACGAAGGCGGCGATATCGTTATTGAAATGCGTGATGACGGTGCTGGCGTGGATCTTAATGCGGTGCGAAGCAAGGCTATTAAGCGCGGCTTGATCGATGCAACGGCTGAGCTGAGTGATTATGAGCTGCTGCAATTCATCCTTCAGGCAGGGTTCTCTACTGCGGAAAAAGTCACTCAGATTTCCGGTCGTGGCGTAGGCATGGACGTGGTTCACGCTGAGGTCAAACAGCTCGGCGGCTCAATGATTATTGACTCCAAACCGGGACGGGGCACGCGCTTTCAGATCCGGTTGCCCTTTACGGTGTCGGTCAACCGGGCGCTCATGGTTCAGTGTGGTGAGGAGCAGTACGCCGTACCATTGAACACCGTAGAAGGCATCGTGCGGGTCATGCCTCACGAATTGGAAGCCTGTTATCAATCAGATCCACCACGCTATCAATTTGCCGAACGCAGTTATGAATTGCGTTACCTCGGTGAATTATTGAATAACGGCCTGCCACCAAAGTTGCTCGGGCAGACCCAACCGCTGCCAGTCCTATTGGTGCGTGCGCACGACCATTGGGTCGCGGTGCAAGTCGACGCGCTGGCGGGCTCACGGGAAATCGTGGTCAAAAGCCTGGGCGCACAGTTCGCGGGGTTGCAGGGTATTTCCGGCGCGACAATTCTAGGCGACGGCCGCGTGGTGTTCATTCTGGACTTGCTTGCCCATATTCGTGCATTAAATCTGCGGCTCTTGACCCAGCAAGCGGCGGGCCTTAGCGCACCGAAATACATCGAAGTGGAGCAGGTGCGACCGCTATTGGTCATGGTGGTTGATGATTCTGTAACGGTGCGCAAAGTGACCAGTCGCTTGCTCGAACGCAATGGTATGAACGTTCTCACCGCCAAAGACGGCATCGATGCCATGGCGCTGTTACAAGAAAATACGCCTGACGTACTGCTGCTGGACATCGAGATGCCGCGCATGGACGGCTTTGAAGTCGCCAGTCGAATTCGCGCTGATCAACGCCTCAAAAAACTGCCGATCATCATGATCACCTCACGCTCGGGGCAAAAGCATCGCGACCACGCCATGACCATCGGCGTAAACGATTATCTGAGCAAGCCATATCAGGAGTCGGTGCTGCTGGAGAGCATTGCCCAATGGAGTCAGGTTCATGTCTAGCGTCACCGTTACCTCCCGGAACTTGAGTAGCCATGTCAGCACTTTGACAGGACTGCTGCTGCCATTGAGTGACCGCTGTTTATTGCTGCCCAACATTGCCGTGGCTGAGCTGATCGATTATCAGGACAGCAAGGCCGAACCCGATGCGCCTAACTGGTATCTCGGGCCGATCAGCTGGCGCAATCGTACCTTGCCGCTGCTCAGTTTCGAAGCCGCCTGCGGCGCTCGCACCCGCGTCGGCGGCCGCGCACGCATCGTCGTCCTCAATGCGCTGGGCGGCCGCGACGAGCTGAAATTCATCGCCCTGCTGACCCAAGGCATCCCCCGCTCGTGCAAAGTCGATAGCCAACTCAGTTACGTCGACGTTCAACTGGCCGAGTTGGAACTGGCTGCGGTGCAAGTCGGCGACACCATCGCCAAAATTCCCGATTTGGTGGGGTTGGAAGAGTGGTTGGTTGAGGCTGGGTTGGTTTAGATTCCCGCCGTTCGAACAATGCTTATGTTGCCGCCATACAGCAGTGAGCCGAATAATAGCCTTATTCGGCTCACAAAATGAGCCGAATAAGGCTATTATTCGGCTCATGTACGTAAGGGGAGGCGAATGAGCGTGCTTATTGATTGGATTTGGCAACAACGGGCATGGCCACATTTCACTTGGCAGGCTGAACGTTTGGCTGCGTTGCTGCGCGCCTGCTCTCAAGCACAGGGGCAACTGTTGGGCATGATCGGCGCGGCAGGAGCAGACGCCAGCGCACAGACCGAACTGGATGCATTGCTTCAGAACATCATCACCTCGTCGGCCATCGAAGGGGAGCAACTGAATGCAGGTTCGGTGCGTTCATCCTTGGCTCGGCGTCTTGGGCTGGCGGGAGACCGGCGTGTCAGTCAGCGCAGCGAAGGCTTGGCCGAATTGATGCTTGATGCCACCCAACAACATCAGTCGTCGTTGACCCTTGAGCGACTGCTGCAGTGGCACACACTGCTGTTCCCTATGGAAGACACCTATGCGGCACACAGCATTAGTGTCGGCGCTTTGCGTGGCGACGAACCCATGCAGGTGGTGTCTGGCAGGATGGATCGGCCAACCGTGCATTTCCAGGCCCCACCGCGTGAGGGGCTGGAAACTCAGCTCGCAGATTTTCTCAACTGGTTCGAAAGCAGCAGGACCGACACGAGCATTGATCCTTTCCTGCGAGCAGGCATTGCGCACTTCTGGTTCGTGACCTTACACCCGTTCGACGACGGTAATGGTCGCCTGACCCGCGCTATTACTGACTTGGCGTTGGCTCAGGGCGACAACCAGGCCATCCGTTTTTACGCCATGTCGGCAAACATTCTTGCTGCGCGTCAAGGGTATTACCAGATTTTAGAAAACAGCCAGAAAGCTGCGCTGGATATTACTGCGTGGCTGGAGTGGTTCCTGCAAACGCTGCTGCAAACACTGGAGCAGGCGATAAAGCGCATAGACCGCGTGTTAGCCAAGGCACGTTATTGGCAGCAACACCGCGCCCATGGATTATCGGTCGAGCAGGTCAAAGTGCTTAACCGGTTGCTGGACGGCGACGTGTTGGCAGATAAAAACGGTTTTGAGGCAGGCATCAGCGCCGCTCAATACCAGGCCGTGGCCAAGGTCAGCAAGGCCACCGCCACCCGGCACCTGAGCGACCTAGTGGAAAAAGGTTGCCTGCAGAAACTGCCAGGCGGCGGGCGCAGCACGCGGTATCAGATTGATTGGAGGTAACGCCGCTTACAGGCTGGGTGACATGAACTGCGGCTAAGCGTACTAATCATTACCCTAGCCGTAACGATTACGCTTTTTGCTTGATTGATGCTCAAGGCCATTCGCTTCTAAGGTGCTCCACGACAGCGAATTCGTGGAGCCAGCATGACCATAACAACAACACTCGACCCGCGCTGGTCGCGTCGGCGCAGCGAAAAGCAGCGGCGGCTTGAGCAGGTGCGGTTTCTCGCCGATGGCGTGGTACTGCCGACTGAACACATCGTCGCGGCGCTTGAGGCGCTGATTGCTCCCGGCGACCGTGTGGTTTTAGAAGGTAACAACCAGAAGCAGGCAGATTTTCTCTCCCGCTCGCTGGCCAAAGTCGATCCCGCCAAGCTGCACGATCTGCACATGATCATGCCCAGCGTTGGCCGCTCGGAACACCTGGACCTCTTCGAACTGGGCATCGCCCGCAAGCTCGACTTTTCCTTTGCCGGCACCCAAAGCCTGCGCATCAGCCAGTTGCTGGAAGACGGCCTGCTGGAAATCGGCGCCATCCATACTTATATCGAGCTGTACGCGCGGTTGGTGGTCGACCTGATCCCGAATGTCGTGCTGTCAGCCGGTTTCATGGCCGACCGCGCTGGCAATATCTACACCGGGCCCAGCACCGAAGACACCCCCGCACTGGTGGAACCTGCCGCGTTCAGCGATGGCATCGTGATCTTCCAGGTTAATCAGATCGTCGACGATGTCAGCGATCTACCACGTGTCGACATCCCAGCCTCGTGGGTCGACTTCGTGGTATTGGCCGACCAACCGTTCTACATCGAACCGCTGTTCACCCGCGACCCGCGTCACATCAAACCCGTGCACGTGTTGATGGCGATGATGGCGATCCGTGGCATTTACGAAAAACATAACGTTCAGTCGCTCAACCACGGCATCGGTTTTAACACCGCCGCCATCGAGTTGATTCTGCCCACCTACGGCGAATCCTTGGGGCTCAAAGGCAAGATTTGCCGCAACTGGACGCTCAACCCGCACCCGACCTTGATCCCGGCAATCGAAAGCGGCTGGGTCCAAAGCATCCATTGTTTCGGCACCGAACTGGGCATGGAAAACTACATCGCCGCCCGCCCGGACGTGTTCTTCACCGGTCGGGACGGCTCGCTGCGCTCCAACCGGATGATCTGTCAGCTGGCCGGTCAGTACGCGGTGGATTTGTTTATCGGCGCGACATTGCAGGTCGATGGCGATGGCCATTCCTCAACCGTCACCCGTGGTCGTCTGGCCGGTTTCGGAGGTGCGCCGAACATGGGCCATGATCCTCACGGCCGTCGTCACGCTACCCCCGCGTGGTTAGACATGCGCCAGCAAACCGGTGATGGTCCGGCGGCTTACCTTGAGCGCGGCAAAAAGCTCGTGGTGCAAATGGTCGAGACTTTCCAGGAGGGCGGAAAACCGACCTTCGTCGAAACCCTGGATGCAGTGGACGTCGCGAAAAAAAGCGGCATGGCCCTGGCGCCGATCATGATTTACGGCGATGACGTCACCCACTTGCTCACCGAAGAAGGCATCGCTTACCTGTACAAGGCGCGCTCGCTGGAAGAGCGTCAGGCCATGATCGCGGCCGTCGCCGGTGTCACCGTTATTGGCATGCGGCACAACCCCAAAGACACGGCGCGGATGCGTCGCGAAGGCTTGATTGCCCTGCCGGAAGATTTGGGTATCCGCCGTACCGATGCCAGCCGCGAGCTGCTCGCTGCCAAAAGCGTTGCCGATCTGGTGGCGTGGTCTGGAGGCTTGTACAGCCCACCCGCCCAATTCAGGAGCTGGTGATGCGCGCACTCAAACTGAAACTCTGCCCCAGCTCGCTGGCAGACTGCCTGGCCGACCTCGCCGTGGAGGCGCTGATTGACGAAGCCGACCTGTCGCCCAAGCCAGCGCTGGTGGACCGTCGCGGTAATGGCGCGCACAGCGATTTGCACCTGGGCTTGATGCACGCGTCGGCCTTATCGTTGTGGCCGGCGTTTAAAGAGATGGCCGAAGCGGCACTGAAATTTGGCGTGGTCGGTCAGCCGTTGCGTGAAGCCATCGGCCGCATCGGTCGCGACGGCGAAGCCGCCATGCTGCGCACCACCGGCGGGGTGAATACCCATCGCGGGGCAATTTGGGCGCTAGGCTTGCTGGTGGTCGCGGTCGCGCTGGAACCGGCGAATCAAACACCCGCCGCCATCAGTCTGCGAGCGGCGCGCCTGGCCTTGATCAACGACCGTCATTCACCGGTTCAAAACAGCCACGGCGCTGAAGTCGCTCAGCGCTACGGCGCACACGGCGCTCGGGAGCAGGCGCAGTTGGGCTTTCCGGCAGCGCTGCACTTCGGCCTGCCGCAGTTGCAACGCAGCCGTGCGGCCGGGCGAGGCGAGCAGAACGCTCGACTTGATGCGCTGCTGGCGATCATGACCACGTTGGGTGACACCTGTGTGCTGTACCGCGCAGGGGAAACCGGTCTTCGAGCTATGCAGCTCGGCGCACAGAAAGTGCTGGATGCTGGCGGCAGTGCCAGCCTCGCGGGTCGGCGTTGTCTGCATGAATTGGATCTGCAGTTGTTGAGCCTGAATGCATCGCCCGGTGGCGCTGCGGACCTGCTCGCAGCGTGCCTGTTTATCGATAGCCTTGAGCCTGGGCTCGGCGAACACTCGAGGAATGTTTGATCATGGAAACCCTTTCTTTTGAATTCCCTGCCGGGCAACCGCCGTCGGGCCGTGCACTGGTGGGCTGTGTCGGTTCGGGCGATCTGGAAGTGATGCTCGAACCCGGCGAACCGGGCAAGTTGTCGATTCAGGTGACGACGTCGGTCAATGGTGCTTCGTCGCGTTGGCAGCACCTGTTCGAGCGTATGTTCGATGGGCAAACGCCGCCGGCCATGAGCATCGATATTCATGACTTTGGCGCGACGCCCGGTGTGGTGCGCTTGCGTATGGAACAGGGTTTCGAGGAAATCGGCCATGACTGACAGCGCACGCTTGCTCAAGCAGCACAGCTTCGTCGAACTCAATGCTCGCCAGCGAGCCCGTGCCGTATTGGATGCCGGGAGTTTTCGTGAATTAATCGGCCCGTTCGACCGCATGATGTCGCCGTGGTTGGCCAAACAAGGCGTCGTGCCCCAAGCCGACGACGGGGTAGTGATTGCCAAAGGCACCATCGGTGGTTTGCCGGTGGTGGTCGCCGCGATTGAAGGTGCGTTTCAGGGCGGCAGCATGGGTGAAGTCGGCGGTGCGAAAATGGCCGGCGTCCTGGAACTGGCCGCTGAAGACAACCGCAACGGTATTCCTACCGCCGCTGTATTGCTGCTGGAAACCGGTGGCGTGCGTTTGCAGGAAGCCAATCTGGGTCTGGCGGCTATTGCGGACATTCACGCGGCGATTGTCGACCTTCGCCAATATCAACCGGTGATCGGCGTAGTGGCGGGCAGCGTTGGTTGCTTCGGCGGTATGTCCATCGCCGCAGGCTTGTGCAGCTATTTGTTGGTGACCCAAGAAGCTCGTTTGGGCTTGAACGGTCCGCAAGTTATCGAACAAGAAGCGGGCATTCAAGAATACGAC
The nucleotide sequence above comes from Pseudomonas sp. AB6. Encoded proteins:
- the mdcA gene encoding malonate decarboxylase subunit alpha — translated: MTITTTLDPRWSRRRSEKQRRLEQVRFLADGVVLPTEHIVAALEALIAPGDRVVLEGNNQKQADFLSRSLAKVDPAKLHDLHMIMPSVGRSEHLDLFELGIARKLDFSFAGTQSLRISQLLEDGLLEIGAIHTYIELYARLVVDLIPNVVLSAGFMADRAGNIYTGPSTEDTPALVEPAAFSDGIVIFQVNQIVDDVSDLPRVDIPASWVDFVVLADQPFYIEPLFTRDPRHIKPVHVLMAMMAIRGIYEKHNVQSLNHGIGFNTAAIELILPTYGESLGLKGKICRNWTLNPHPTLIPAIESGWVQSIHCFGTELGMENYIAARPDVFFTGRDGSLRSNRMICQLAGQYAVDLFIGATLQVDGDGHSSTVTRGRLAGFGGAPNMGHDPHGRRHATPAWLDMRQQTGDGPAAYLERGKKLVVQMVETFQEGGKPTFVETLDAVDVAKKSGMALAPIMIYGDDVTHLLTEEGIAYLYKARSLEERQAMIAAVAGVTVIGMRHNPKDTARMRREGLIALPEDLGIRRTDASRELLAAKSVADLVAWSGGLYSPPAQFRSW
- a CDS encoding Fic family protein encodes the protein MSVLIDWIWQQRAWPHFTWQAERLAALLRACSQAQGQLLGMIGAAGADASAQTELDALLQNIITSSAIEGEQLNAGSVRSSLARRLGLAGDRRVSQRSEGLAELMLDATQQHQSSLTLERLLQWHTLLFPMEDTYAAHSISVGALRGDEPMQVVSGRMDRPTVHFQAPPREGLETQLADFLNWFESSRTDTSIDPFLRAGIAHFWFVTLHPFDDGNGRLTRAITDLALAQGDNQAIRFYAMSANILAARQGYYQILENSQKAALDITAWLEWFLQTLLQTLEQAIKRIDRVLAKARYWQQHRAHGLSVEQVKVLNRLLDGDVLADKNGFEAGISAAQYQAVAKVSKATATRHLSDLVEKGCLQKLPGGGRSTRYQIDWR
- a CDS encoding Hpt domain-containing protein, with protein sequence MVDRHDYVALEWVKGEIAETLKLARQALEAFVAEPHEPAMVECLSYVHQVHGSLQMIEFYGAALLAEEIEQLALALQQGRAAQQTEAVQLLLQAMTQLPLYLDRIHSARRDLPLLVLPLLNDLRSARGESLLSETSLFTPQLLAVPELDAQALFALHTPDLAALLRKLRQMLQTALVGLLREQEVQTNLGYMAKVFARLEALCENAPLGPLWQIASALVETMADGQFTNSPALRGLLKESDKELKRLLEQGISGINQPAPDELLKSLLFYIAKSDSHAPQMLLLKEQYGLDEALPDAAVVDEERARFAGPDRDAMRSVVVALCEELVRVKERLDGFVRSDRKHVGELTSLLPPLRQIADTLAVLGFGQPRKVIIDQLAVVQRLAQGQSEADDSVLMDVAGALLYVEATLAGMVGPVEQTSPEESHLPTTDLTQIHQLVIKEARIGLQQAKDMIIDYIDASWDRQRLQPLPALLVQVRGALVMIPLARAASLIAACNDYIQSELLMDSAPPTWLQLDGLADALTSIEYYLERLGEDHEAPGEHVLDMAQASLTQLGYSPIPNAAMDVPLLEEIITQDELLEMNARQALVSSTRTLAEVLASPLSAVNPPAQHVPTSLLPPPVDEERVDDELLFVFLEETDEMLAALHLHLPQWFKDTSNTAALTEVRRAFHTLKGSGRMVRALILAELAWSVENLLNRVVEKSVQPDRDVLGVLSDVLMLLPAIIREFADNVQRQREDVDLLAARAHAMAKRERVPETPVVLPDHEDGAEALDPQLLEIFRQEARSHLDTLDCFLRRATDTEIPAISDGLQRALHTLKGSAYMAGVVPVAELASPLDQLVREFKANMIPFGHAEIQLLRAAEPLFNQGLMQLDSEPLAVIAGAEHYIANVLELLQQRLKTALSAPNSGLRLKRNPQLIASFLAEGMDILLDAESLLQRWREHPGERQELSALLDELTTLGHGAHLADLPQVDALCEALLDLYGAVEESSLAVSELFFEEAASGHDALIDMLDQVAAGQEVHPRPEHIQALRDLLDQALDPSAMGVIKNHGSSLVPSITELNAATERLTAQLPNDSLTSEASATPSGIDDEIVEIFLEEAVDILDSAGDALRRWLDDPENPMPLSSLQRDLHTLKGGARMAEIRPVGDLGHELETLYEGLIDRRFSYSPEMASLLQRSHDLLAVLLEQLQANQPLTCPARLIESIRAFRQDNIVVQSLEPEIKSAKSAVETLHESDPELLEIFLEEGFDILESSGSALARWQDDPTNTLEVENLLRDLHTLKGGARMVEIAPIGDLAHELEFLYEGLAAGSLHSQPLLISLLQSGHDFLADMLDAVRVNEPLPSTTLLIDSIHRFSPNGELSERSASVEPDVAIEPLSHVVPQMDPEADRTPTEMVKIAAEQLESLVNLAGETSIFRGRIEQQVTDVEVTLAEMETTIERMRDQLRRLDIETQGRILSREQVQAERLGYEEFDPLEMDRHSQLQQLSRALFESASDLLDLKETLHTRNQDAQRLLSQQARVNTELQEGLMRTRMVPFERLLPRLRRIVRQVAGELDKQVNFDVGSAEGEMDRSVLERMVAPLEHMLRNAIDHGLESAEERRAAGKPEEGRISLSLVHEGGDIVIEMRDDGAGVDLNAVRSKAIKRGLIDATAELSDYELLQFILQAGFSTAEKVTQISGRGVGMDVVHAEVKQLGGSMIIDSKPGRGTRFQIRLPFTVSVNRALMVQCGEEQYAVPLNTVEGIVRVMPHELEACYQSDPPRYQFAERSYELRYLGELLNNGLPPKLLGQTQPLPVLLVRAHDHWVAVQVDALAGSREIVVKSLGAQFAGLQGISGATILGDGRVVFILDLLAHIRALNLRLLTQQAAGLSAPKYIEVEQVRPLLVMVVDDSVTVRKVTSRLLERNGMNVLTAKDGIDAMALLQENTPDVLLLDIEMPRMDGFEVASRIRADQRLKKLPIIMITSRSGQKHRDHAMTIGVNDYLSKPYQESVLLESIAQWSQVHV
- a CDS encoding chemotaxis protein CheW — protein: MSSVTVTSRNLSSHVSTLTGLLLPLSDRCLLLPNIAVAELIDYQDSKAEPDAPNWYLGPISWRNRTLPLLSFEAACGARTRVGGRARIVVLNALGGRDELKFIALLTQGIPRSCKVDSQLSYVDVQLAELELAAVQVGDTIAKIPDLVGLEEWLVEAGLV
- a CDS encoding triphosphoribosyl-dephospho-CoA synthase; the protein is MRALKLKLCPSSLADCLADLAVEALIDEADLSPKPALVDRRGNGAHSDLHLGLMHASALSLWPAFKEMAEAALKFGVVGQPLREAIGRIGRDGEAAMLRTTGGVNTHRGAIWALGLLVVAVALEPANQTPAAISLRAARLALINDRHSPVQNSHGAEVAQRYGAHGAREQAQLGFPAALHFGLPQLQRSRAAGRGEQNARLDALLAIMTTLGDTCVLYRAGETGLRAMQLGAQKVLDAGGSASLAGRRCLHELDLQLLSLNASPGGAADLLAACLFIDSLEPGLGEHSRNV
- a CDS encoding biotin-independent malonate decarboxylase subunit beta; its protein translation is MTDSARLLKQHSFVELNARQRARAVLDAGSFRELIGPFDRMMSPWLAKQGVVPQADDGVVIAKGTIGGLPVVVAAIEGAFQGGSMGEVGGAKMAGVLELAAEDNRNGIPTAAVLLLETGGVRLQEANLGLAAIADIHAAIVDLRQYQPVIGVVAGSVGCFGGMSIAAGLCSYLLVTQEARLGLNGPQVIEQEAGIQEYDSRNRPFIWSLTGGEQRFASGLVDAFAIDDVAAIQQQVTALLNKGLPAQNRSNQYEHYLQRLCALDTTSQIDPQTVRTLYRGEQS
- a CDS encoding malonate decarboxylase subunit delta; amino-acid sequence: METLSFEFPAGQPPSGRALVGCVGSGDLEVMLEPGEPGKLSIQVTTSVNGASSRWQHLFERMFDGQTPPAMSIDIHDFGATPGVVRLRMEQGFEEIGHD